One stretch of Deltaproteobacteria bacterium CG2_30_66_27 DNA includes these proteins:
- a CDS encoding ABC transporter ATP-binding protein, whose product MAFLDLKSINTYYGRSHILFDVSLSIEKGEVVSLIGRNGAGKSTTFRSIIGLTPPQTGEVIFKGERISGLRAFRICRKGVGFVPEDRRCFPDLTVRDNLEVAARREEEVATPWTVDRIYALFPRLQEREKNLGSQLSGGEQQMLTIARTLMTNPEVLLLDEPSEGLAPLVVSLLAEMILRIRKEGVTVLLAEQNLHFCAKVSDRAFVIDKGSVKYEGTMKELLANDEIKEKYLAV is encoded by the coding sequence ATGGCGTTTCTCGACCTGAAGTCGATCAACACCTATTACGGCCGGAGCCACATCCTGTTCGACGTCTCGCTCTCCATCGAAAAGGGCGAGGTGGTGAGCCTCATCGGCCGCAACGGCGCCGGGAAGAGCACCACGTTCCGCTCGATCATCGGGCTCACCCCGCCGCAGACGGGCGAGGTGATCTTCAAGGGGGAGCGGATCTCCGGGCTGCGGGCCTTCCGGATCTGCCGGAAGGGGGTCGGCTTCGTCCCCGAGGACCGGAGGTGCTTTCCGGACCTGACGGTCCGGGACAACCTCGAGGTCGCCGCGAGGAGGGAGGAGGAGGTCGCCACTCCCTGGACGGTCGACCGGATCTACGCCCTCTTCCCGCGGCTGCAGGAGCGGGAGAAGAACCTCGGGAGCCAGCTGTCCGGGGGAGAGCAGCAGATGCTCACCATCGCCCGCACGCTGATGACGAACCCCGAGGTGCTCCTCCTCGACGAACCGTCGGAAGGGCTGGCGCCGCTGGTCGTATCCCTGCTGGCCGAGATGATCCTCCGGATCCGCAAGGAGGGGGTGACGGTCCTTCTTGCCGAGCAGAACCTGCACTTCTGCGCCAAGGTCTCCGACCGCGCCTTCGTGATCGACAAGGGGTCGGTGAAGTACGAAGGGACGATGAAGGAGCTCCTGGCCAATGACGAGATCAAGGAGAAGTACCTTGCCGTCTGA